From Camelina sativa cultivar DH55 chromosome 5, Cs, whole genome shotgun sequence:
TAGTTGGAAGTTGTTGAACTCCAATGCACccatttcttttattatatataaaacagaaTTATATGACTACGAGGCATCTTCACTGGAGAATTACGCAGGCAAAATTAGAATGGAGGGCTTAACATTGATAGTAGTGATGATGTCATGCTTTATGTTGGGAGGGAAAGGTCAGCAGATAAGCACGCCATGCACCTCCTCCATGATCTCTACCTTCACTCCATGTCTCAACTTCATCACGGGAAGCAGCGGCGGCTCCGTCACTCCCACCGCTGGCTGCTGCGACTCCTTAAAGTCGTTGACCAACACTGGCATGGACTGTGCTTGCCTCATCCTCACCGCTAACGTCCCGCTGCCTACTGGCTTCATCAACCGGACTCTCTCGCTTGCTCTGCCTCGTGCCTGCAAGATGGGCGGTGTACCTGTTCAGTGTCAAGGTTCTTATTTTTTACTCtcattcattttttaatatactctCATTCGTTTTTTAATatgtcatttttaaaactacgGTTGACTCATTTGCTTAATTTACAGCTGCGGGGACTCCACTGCCAGCGCCAGGTATCCCCTAATTGACTGTATTGTGCTACACAAACTGTGTATAGGAGATTCAGTTAAttctatttgtttatatatatgtatatattggcCAGGTCCGGTTCCATTTTTACTGGCTCCACCACCGCCTGTGTCTGCTTTTAGCCCCGCAGGTGAGTACTTATTCAATAATCACGTATACGTCTTTGcgttttgaatttgattttcgACACATTTGATCAGCGTCCAAGGCGGCGGCAACACTTGTACCTGCACCTGCACCTGCACCTGCACCTGCACCGGATGCTCTCGCAGATGGACCGACGGCCCCCACAGCCAAACCCGGAATTCGACCCGTTGTTCAGCCAATGCAACCCATCAGCCTGGCTCAATTTTCTACTGCTCCGTTTCTACCGTTGctttttattcttctaattCTGTTGACTTTGTAAGCCAGTCGGCGTCTCCATTATTCATATAATACTACCCTTATGTATGTGTGTTCTCTCAGGTTTATCCATTACGAGTTCAAAGTTATACATATgattcattatatataattgCCAACTCTAAGAAATTCCTTctggttgtcaaaaaaaaagaaattacttCTGAGAATAATACTAACATGTGCAATATAACTTGTTAGGAGGcgatataaataaatttttcagTCAAATAGCAGTAGGATGAATTACAAACGAttcttttaaattatgatttttctacCATTACTTTCCACATAACCCTCTAACTATTAACTTCGGACTGGATTGGCCAGATAAATTTTATCACTCTCGTAGGATTAACATGTGTTACTACTTCtgctaaaaaaatgaaaaacaacaaCCTACTCTCCCGAAACAagcaatttctttttatatcccaccaaacagagaaacttGTCCGAAaggaaaatgaacaaaaaaaaaaaaaaaaaaacttcacaaaAAGCTGCaatttacattgaaaataaaccCCCTTGTTGTTTCAAGCCTCTTCAAGAGCTTTCTTGATGTCTTTCTGCTCaccgaaaaaaagaaaagcgtATCAGGACAATGACCGCATATTACATAGACAATTTGGATTCCCAAAGAATGGATACCTCGATTGATAGCGGTGTAACCATTGTGCTGTAACGATCAATCACTAAGCCATCTTTGCTGACCAAGAACTTGGTGAAGTTCCACTTAATTCTGGAACCCCAAAAAGTGGGTTTATTTAACTGGTGTGCAATTTCTTTTGGTCTTTCcagaattttcgttttttaactGGAGTTGTTGCTTCATATGCAACCATTAATCCAGTTATTCGATCCAATCAACAGAAAATTTATAGCAATGCAAATAGATCTCAGTTACTTATCAACATGGCACAGCAGTAAGTAAAATGAAAATCTCAAATACATGAACTCTCAGAGTTAATTAACGAAAATAAGAGGTGCACACCACAAATACACATACAGCAAACATAAGAAGATGCTGCGGCACGCGGTGGACGTTCCCGGTAGACGAGCCGAAATCAGCGGAGGGAGTTATCTTGGAACCACCTTTAACTCCTGTGTACCGATGTGCAAGGGGAATATAttcaatcaaccaaaaatcGAGTGTTGCTTGGTTTTGGTGATAAGAGGGGAGTAGGTACCTGAACGAGCACCCGGAGACGAGGTAGGGGTAAGTGTTACACCTGGGGCTGTGGTTTCCTCCGCCGGTGAAGGTGctgttggaccagtggcttcTATTTCACAAACACTCTGTTGTGAGTGAAACAATATTACAATGCATACGATATAAACATATAGATAGGTGTGTTACCGTTGCATTGATTGAGGGGAGGCGTCTGAATGTTGCAGGCATTGGGGAGCTGCAACGCCTGTGTGCGGTTAATGTTAAGGCCTATGTTGGGGATCGGACTGTTGACGGCTGAACAAATGCATTGCGGCGAAGATTTGATAACAGAGTCAAGCTGAGAGCAGCAACTCTGTGAGGGAGTGGTTGAGTTTCCAGTGACGTAGCTGAGGCACGGAGAGAGGGTGGTCAAAGTGCTCACGCATGACCCGCTGGGCTGTGCTGTTGTAACCCCCCATAGAGCTGCCACGAAGGCTACAAATGTGATCGTGCAGTTGCTTCTATATCCCATATTTTTGAGTTATtattgttcatttttttgtgtatttccTTTGGTTTAGTTATATAGGAGGAGACGATCATAAAATGTCAAAGAGACTGGTATCATTGGATGACCTACTTTACattgtttatatgattttatcaaaCCAGTATGTGCGTTCTAGATGCACCTAATATGTGTATACAACTAATATACCTTCTTCAGAACTAAAGATTGTAATTACTTGTTACAAAATTACTAGAAGTATGTACGTATACCAAACTCAgctactttctctttttatttggtttatcttggttaatgaaataaaaaggaaaCTGTGTGTTGataaagagattgagagaaaggaTTCTATATTAGTTGGAAGTTGTTGAACTCCAATGCACccatttcttttattatatataaaacagaaTTATATGACTACGAGGCATCTTCACTGGAGAATTACGCAGGCAAAATTAGAATGGAGGGCTTAACATTGATAGTAGTGATGATGTCATGCTTTATGTTGGGAGGGAAAGGTCAGCAGATAAGCACGCCATGCACCTCCTCCATGATCTCTACCTTCACTCCATGTCTCAACTTCATCACGGGAAGCAGCGGCGGCTCCGTCACTCCCACCGCTGGCTGCTGCGACTCCTTAAAGTCGTTGACCAACACTGGCATGGACTGTGCTTGCCTCATCCTCACCGCTAACGTCCCGCTGCCTACTGGCTTCATCAACCGGACTCTCTCGCTTGCTCTGCCTCGTGCCTGCAAGATGGGCGGTGTACCTGTTCAGTGTCAAGGTTCTTATTTTTTACTCtcattcattttttaatatactctCATTCGTTTTTTAATatgtcatttttaaaactacgGTTGACTCATTTGCTTAATTTACAGCTGCGGGGACTCCACTGCCAGCGCCAGGTATCCCCTAATTGACTGTATTGTGCTACACAAACTGTGTATAGGAGATTCAGTTAAttctatttgtttatatatatgtatatattggcCAGGTCCGGTTCCATTTTTACTGGCTCCACCACCGCCTGTGTCTGCTTTTAGCCCCGCAGGTGAGTACTTATTCAATAATCACGTATACGTCTTTGcgttttgaatttgattttcgACACATTTGATCAGCGTCCAAGGCGGCGGCAACACTTGTACCTGCACCTGCACCTGCACCTGCACCTGCACCGGATGCTCTCGCAGATGGACCGACGGCCCCCACAGCCAAACCCGGAATTCGACCCGTTGTTCAGCCAATGCAACCCATCAGCCTGGCTCAATTTTCTACTGCTCCGTTTCTACCGTTGctttttattcttctaattCTGTTGACTTTGTAAGCCAGTCGGCGTCTCCATTATTCATATAATACTACCCTTATGTATGTGTGTTCTCTCAGGTTTATCCATTACGAGTTCAAAGTTATACATATgattcattatatataattgCCAACTCTAAGAAATTCCTTctggttgtcaaaaaaaaagaaattacttCTGAGAATAATACTAACATGTGCAATATAACTTGTTAGGAGGcgatataaataaatttttcagTCAAATAGCAGTAGGATGAATTACAAACGAttcttttaaattatgatttttctacCATTACTTTCCACATAACCCTCTAACTATTAACTTCGGACTGGATTGGCCAGATAAATTTTATCACTCTCGTAGGATTAACATGTGTTACTACTTCtgctaaaaaaatgaaaaacaacaaCCTACTCTCCCGAAACAagcaatttctttttatatcccaccaaacagagaaacttGTCCGAAaggaaaatgaacaaaaaaaaaaaaaaaaaaacttcacaaaAAGCTGCaatttacattgaaaataaaccCCCTTGTTGTTTCAAGCCTCTTCAAGAGCTTTCTTGATGTCTTTCTGCTCaccgaaaaaaagaaaagcgtATCAGGACAATGACCGCATATTACATAGACAATTTGGATTCCCAAAGAATGGATACCTCGATTGATAGCGGTGTAACCATTGTGCTGTAACGATCAATCACTAAGCCATCTTTGCTGACCAAGAACTTGGTGAAGTTCCACTTAATTCTGGAACCCCAAAAAGTGGGTTTATTTAACTGGTGTGCAATTTCTTTTGGTCTTTCcagaattttcgttttttaactGGAGTTGTTGCTTCATATGCAACCATTAATCCAGTTATTCGATCCAATCAACAGAAAATTTATAGCAATGCAAATAGATCTCAGTTACTTATCAACATGGCACAGCAGTAAGTAAAATGAAAATCTCAAATACATGAACTCTCAGAGTTAATTAACGAAAATAAGAGGTGCACACCACAAATACACATACAGCAAACATAAGAAGATGCTGCGGCACGCGGTGGACGTTCCCGGTAGACGAGCCGAAATCAGCGGAGGGAGTTATCTTGGAACCACCTTTAACTCCTGTGTACCGATGTGCAAGGGGAATATAttcaatcaaccaaaaatcGAGTGTTGCTTGGTTTTGGTGATAAGAGGGGAGTAGGTACCTGAACGAGCACCCGGAGACGAGGTAGGGGTAAGTGTTACACCTGGGGCTGTGGTTTCCTCCGCCGGTGAAGGTGctgttggaccagtggcttcTATTTCACAAACACTCTGTTGTGAGTGAAACAATATTACAATGCATACGATATAAACATATAGATAGGTGTGTTACCGTTGCATTGATTGAGGGGAGACGCCTGAATGTTGCAGGCATTGGGGAGCTGCAACGCCTGTGTGCGGTTAATGTTAAGGCCTATGTTGGGGATCGGACTGTTGACGGCTGAACAAATGCACTGCGGCGAAGATTTGATAACAGAGTCAAGCTGAGAGCAGCAACTCTGTGAGGGAGTGGTTGAGTTTCCAGTGACGTAGCTGAGGCACGGAGAGAGGGTGGTCAAAGTGCTCACGCATGACCCGCTGGGCTGTGCTGTTGTAACCCCCCAAAGAGCTGCCACGAAGGCTACAAATGTAATCGTGCAGTTGCTTCTATATCCCATATTTTTGAGTTATtattgttcatttttttgtatatttccTTTGGTTTAGTTATAGGAGGAGACGATCATAAAATGTCAAAGAGACTGGTATCATTGGATGACCTACTTTACattgtttatatgattttatcaaaCCAGTATGTGCGTTCTAGATGCACCTAATATGTGTATACAACTAAAGATATACCTTACCTTCTTCAGAACTAAAGATTGTAATTACTTGTTACAAAATTATTAGAAGTATGTACGTATACCAAACTCAgctactttctctttttatttggtttatcttggttaatgaaataaaaaaggaaactgtGTGTTGataaagagattgagagaaaggaTTCTATATTAGTTGGAAGTTGTTGAACTCCAATGCACccatttcttttattatatataaaacagaaTTATATATGACTACGAGGCATCTTCACTGGAGAATTACGCAGGCAAAATTAGAATGGAGGGCTTAACATTGATAGTAGTGATGATGTCATGCTTTATGTTGGGAGGGAAAGGTCAGCAGATAAGCACGCCATGCACCTCCTCCATGATCTCTACCTTCACTCCATGTCTCAACTTCATCACGGGAAGCAGCGGCGGCTCCGTCACTCCCACCGCTGGCTGCTGCGACTCCTTAAAGTCGTTGACCAACACTGGCATGGACTGTGCTTGCCTCATCCTCACCGCTAACGTCCCGCTGCCTACTGGCTTCATCAACCGGACTCTCTCGCTTGCTCTGCCTCGTGCCTGCAAAATGGGCGGTGTACCTGTTCAGTGTCAAGGTTCTTATTTTTTACTCtcattcattttttaatatgtcatttttaaaactacgGTTGACTCATTTGCTTAATTTACAACTGCGGGGACTCCACTGCCAGCGCCAGGTATCCCCTAACTGACTGTATTGTGCTACACAAACTGTGTATAGGAGATTCAGTTAAttctatttgtttatatatatatatatgtatatattggcCAGGTCCGGTTCCATTTTTACTGGCTCCACCACCGCCTGTGTCTGCTTTTAGCCCCGCTGGTGAGTACTTGATCAATAATCACGTATACGTCTTTGcgttttgaatttgattttggacACATTTGATCAGCGTCCAAGGCGGCGGCAACACTGGGACCTGCACCTGCACCTACACCGGATGCTCTCGCAGATGGACCGACGGCCCCCACAGCCAAACACGGAATTCGACCCGTTGTTCAGTCAATGCAACCCACCAGCCTGGCTCAATTTTCTTCTGCTCCGTTTCTACCGTTGctttttattcttctaattCTGTTGACTTTGTAAGCCAGTCGGCGTCTCCATTATTCATAAAATACTACCCTTATGTATGTGTGTTCTCTCGGGTTTATCCATTACGAGTTCAAAGTTATACATATgattcattatatataattgCCAACTCTAAGAAATTCCTTCTGGATGTCGAAAAAAAGAAATTCCTTCTGAGAATAATACCAACATGTGCAATATAACTTGTTAAGAGgcgatataaataaaattttcagtcATATAGCAGTAGGATGAATTACAAACGAttcttttaaattatgatttttctacCATTACTTTCCACATAACCCTCTAACTATTAACTTCGGACTGGATTGGCCAGATAAATTTTATCACTCTCGTAGGATTAACATATGTTACTACTTCtgccaaaaaaatgaaaaaacaacaaCCTACTCTTCCGAAACAagcaatttctttttatatcccaccaaacagagaaacatGTCCGAAAGgaaaatgaaccaaaaaaaaaaaaaaaaaaNNNNNNNNNNNNNNNNNNNNNNNNNNNNNNNNNNNNNNNNNNNNNNNNNNNNNNNNNNNNNNNNNNNNNNNNNNNNNNNNNNNNNNNNNNNNNNNNNNNNNNNNNNNNNNNNNNNNNNNNNNNNNNNNNNNNNNNNNNNNNNNNNNN
This genomic window contains:
- the LOC104784479 gene encoding non-specific lipid-transfer protein-like protein At2g13820 isoform X2, which codes for MGYRSNCTITFVAFVAALWGVTTAQPSGSCVSTLTTLSPCLSYVTGNSTTPSQSCCSQLDSVIKSSPQCICSAVNSPIPNIGLNINRTQALQLPNACNIQASPLNQCNATGPTAPSPAEETTAPGVTLTPTSSPGARSGVKGGSKITPSADFGSSTGNVHRVPQHLLMFAVCVFVVCTSYFR
- the LOC104784477 gene encoding non-specific lipid-transfer protein-like protein At2g13820 isoform X2; translated protein: MGYRSNCTITFVAFVAALWGVTTAQPSGSCVSTLTTLSPCLSYVTGNSTTPSQSCCSQLDSVIKSSPQCICSAVNSPIPNIGLNINRTQALQLPNACNIQTPPLNQCNATGPTAPSPAEETTAPGVTLTPTSSPGARSGVKGGSKITPSADFGSSTGNVHRVPQHLLMFAVCVFVVCTSYFR
- the LOC104784478 gene encoding non-specific lipid-transfer protein-like protein At2g13820, whose translation is MEGLTLIVVMMSCFMLGGKGQQISTPCTSSMISTFTPCLNFITGSSGGSVTPTAGCCDSLKSLTNTGMDCACLILTANVPLPTGFINRTLSLALPRACKMGGVPVQCQAAGTPLPAPGPVPFLLAPPPPVSAFSPAASKAAATLGPAPAPTPDALADGPTAPTAKHGIRPVVQSMQPTSLAQFSSAPFLPLLFILLILLTL
- the LOC104784476 gene encoding classical arabinogalactan protein 4-like, which codes for MEGLTLIVVMMSCFMLGGKGQQISTPCTSSMISTFTPCLNFITGSSGGSVTPTAGCCDSLKSLTNTGMDCACLILTANVPLPTGFINRTLSLALPRACKMGGVPVQCQAAGTPLPAPGPVPFLLAPPPPVSAFSPAASKAAATLVPAPAPAPAPAPDALADGPTAPTAKPGIRPVVQPMQPISLAQFSTAPFLPLLFILLILLTL
- the LOC104784479 gene encoding non-specific lipid-transfer protein-like protein At2g13820 isoform X1 — translated: MGYRSNCTITFVAFVAALWGVTTAQPSGSCVSTLTTLSPCLSYVTGNSTTPSQSCCSQLDSVIKSSPQCICSAVNSPIPNIGLNINRTQALQLPNACNIQASPLNQCNEATGPTAPSPAEETTAPGVTLTPTSSPGARSGVKGGSKITPSADFGSSTGNVHRVPQHLLMFAVCVFVVCTSYFR
- the LOC104784477 gene encoding non-specific lipid-transfer protein-like protein At2g13820 isoform X1, with the translated sequence MGYRSNCTITFVAFVAALWGVTTAQPSGSCVSTLTTLSPCLSYVTGNSTTPSQSCCSQLDSVIKSSPQCICSAVNSPIPNIGLNINRTQALQLPNACNIQTPPLNQCNEATGPTAPSPAEETTAPGVTLTPTSSPGARSGVKGGSKITPSADFGSSTGNVHRVPQHLLMFAVCVFVVCTSYFR